Proteins found in one Triticum urartu cultivar G1812 chromosome 4, Tu2.1, whole genome shotgun sequence genomic segment:
- the LOC125553206 gene encoding disease resistance protein L6-like translates to MDGAIRWLAGSILDTLSAAQLQAWIRRAGLAHDIQMLEAEVEMVDIRYAAVGVRAGDRPLLARSLARLQDLLHQADDLVDELDFHRLLHTFTSPPATASSPGKVVGCNDTPIQSTLADLFIHSPCTDSSSDDALGDQEDVFGGVQLHEKYRGDMDMVTSQVANKRQSFSIWEHYELVDQDGNDCRVKCVRCGSELMVRHGLSPSHLRRHVRSASCENKSEATQWLNRTHSARREQEDIFGAVLVNKKSRGDIYAQSRQGGKTRSPVWEHFVISEADENSRPVKAKCVHCGSELNCGPKHGTSGLKRHIDSAACTKKKHAADKPLNTSSSADSIENVETVVIPGSHSRKRSRMDAESTCGTKPKTHLWNKAESLHRIQEITRLLQDISGVLSKVLKLYGSDFVASSNHYRSTISDQHLQTSSVIARKVYGRVTEKDYIIKFMTQDKPDGSFVLPIVGSAGVGKTALAQLVYNDPIVAEHFDQRIWVSVSNNFDELRLSREILDFVSQKQTHEGICSFAKLQEVLKMHITSKRVLLIFDDVWDDSNFRRWSQLLAPLQCGTKGTVILLTTQKLSVAQTVGTVEPIKLRSLAYDDFWLLFKSCAFGDEKYERNQNLSIIGLQIVEKLKGNPLAAATVGELLRRSLTIDHWNNILKNEDWKSLQLSGGIMSALKLSYDQLPYNLQQCFLCCALFPEKYQFLDEELARIWISQGFVKCDNSSKTLEEKGLDYLADLVNLGFFQQVEREETDQTCYIMHDLMHDLARVVSRTEFATIDGLQYCEILPTIRHLSIVSDSGYNADQHGDKPRNKKFEKKMLAGCTSLRKLRTLVFIGQYDMFFKSFQDIFREAHNLRLLQISAASDGLNPLLCSSVNLKHLRYLDIKAADGLGALPQILSKFCHLQVLHVGSYTNPTMPVRIDHVFRLRHLVIEEGAYSSIANIGNLTSLQELPNFVVQNSSGFEITQLQSMKELVRLGVSQLENVKTREEAYGAGLREKQHLKVLHLSWGVASSDGEYGRDMNSVTDWLSEDVIEGLKPQNNLKHLRISGYNGHLSPIWLASVTSLQTLHIEGCGKLEMLTSIEQLPFLRKLKLMKLPSMTEMSIPSLVELVLIQMPKLERFSCISTRDLSSDLRVLKIKKCPAVKIFPLFESSLKFKIEQKSWLPSLRELVIHGCPNLLVPHAIPLSPTISKLSVVDVPTLPRIEGSSGDTLTVGSRSEGYDNFDPSSDVMTTLDCKILAFHNLRGLRYLRIDGCQNLMSIAFTGLGELISLRSLEICSCRKLFSSNVIPEHTRSDETAASCKPLPSLVTLRIKCCGIAGKWLSSMLGYVPALVELFLEDCPGITQLTIEGEEEENIQPYGTSVPVDSSSGGPDDTLLTSSAQDGLLCLPLNLMSSLKKISIRECPHLVFHRNNKDLSGFTCLEKLTIWGCPGLLSSLVDKDGNDDQRNGRWLLPKSLVELEIRGDSPEMLQPCFAGNVTNLKNIEVWFSPSLRSLQLHTCTSLEELIIGNCGSLAAPESLQFLGSLKYLKVFRSPGVLPCLENLSKQGYALFPGLKRLVTDGPSVFTMSVCKQLNSLQRLELENWEFVTRLTEGQERGLQLLTSLEELEFRGCSSDLKYLPAGLHSLPSLKRLKVNGCLGISRLPEKGLPSSLQELDISNCSKVFNDHCKSLATGKLKVKIVGNTQTA, encoded by the exons ATGGACGGCGCGATTAGGTGGCTGGCGGGCAGCATCCTGGACACCCTCTCCGCCGCGCAGCTGCAGGCGTGGATCCGCCGGGCGGGGCTCGCCCATGACATCCAGATGCTCGAGGCGGAGGTCGAGATGGTGGACATCCGATACGCCGCCGTGGGCGTGAGGGCCGGGGACAGGCCGCTGCTGGCCCGCTCCCTCGCCCGCCTCCAGGATCTGCTCCACCAAGCCGACGACCTCGTCGACGAGCTGGACTTCCACCGCCTCCTCCACACTTTCACCTCGCCGCCTGCTACGGCTTCTTCTCCAG GGAAAGTAGTCGGGTGCAATGACACGCCCATACAATCTACGCTCGCCGACCTCTTCATCCACTCCCCTTGTACAGATTCATCCTCAG ATGATGCTTTGGGCGATCAGGAAGACGTATTTGGGGGTGTGCAACTCCATGAAAAATACAGGGGAGATATGGATATGGTGACTAGCCAGGTTGCCAATAAGAGGCAGTCGTTTTCGATATGGGAGCATTACGAGCTCGTGGACCAAGATGGAAACGATTGTCGGGTCAAATGTGTTCGCTGCGGCTCGGAGCTGATGGTTAGGCACGGATTGAGCCCATCGCATTTGAGGCGCCATGTCAGGAGTGCATCTTGTGAGAACAAAAGCGAAGCAACTCAATGGTTGAACCGCACACATAGTGCTCGGAGAGAGCAGGAAGACATATTTGGGGCAGTGCTAGTCAATAAGAAATCAAGGGGAGATATATATGCACAGAGTAGGCAGGGTGGCAAGACACGGTCACCGGTATGGGAGCACTTTGTCATCTCGGAAGCTGATGAGAACAGCAGGCCTGTGAAAGCCAAGTGTGTTCACTGTGGCTCAGAGCTCAACTGTGGACCCAAACATGGGACATCAGGTTTGAAACGCCATATTGATAGTGCAGCTTGTACCAAGAAAAAACATGCAGCCGACAAGCCGCTaaacacttcaag CAGCGCTGACAGTATAGAAAATGTTGAAACTGTTGTGATTCCTGGTTCACACAGCAGAAAAAGGAGTAGAATGGATGCGGAGTCAACATGCGGGACCAAGCCTAAAACACACCTTTGGAACAAGGCTGAATCTTTGCATAGGATACAAGAAATAACTCGCCTGTTACAAGACATATCAGGGGTTCTGAGTAAGGTTCTCAAGTTATATGGATCAGATTTTGTTGCAAGCTCAAATCACTATCGAAGTACAATATCAGATCAACACCTACAAACATCAAGTGTTATTGCAAGGAAAGTCTATGGAAGAGTTACAGAGAAGGACTACATCATAAAGTTCATGACACAAGACAAACCCGATGGTTCATTTGTTCTTCCTATTGTAGGCAGTGCAGGAGTTGGGAAGACTGCTCTTGCTCAGCTTGTATACAATGACCCAATCGTGGCAGAGCACTTTGACCAAAGGATATGGGTTTCGGTGTCTAACAACTTCGATGAACTAAGACTCTCTAGAGAGATCTTAGATTTTGTCTCTCAGAAGCAAACACATGAAGGAATATGCAGCTTTGCCAAGCTTCAGGAGGTCTTGAAGATGCATATCACATCAAAGAGGGTTCTGCTTATTTTTGATGATGTTTGGGATGACTCTAACTTCCGCAGATGGAGCCAACTATTGGCTCCTTTGCAGTGTGGCACAAAGGGTACTGTGATTCTTTTGACAACTCAAAAATTGTCTGTTGCACAAACTGTTGGTACAGTTGAACCAATTAAGTTACGTAGTTTAGCATATGACGATTTTTGGTTATTATTTAAATCATGTGCATTTGGTGATGAGAAGTATGAAAGGAATCAAAATCTTAGCATCATTGGATTGCAAATAGTAGAGAAGTTAAAGGGAAACCCATTAGCAGCAGCAACAGTAGGGGAACTATTACGAAGGAGCCTTACTATTGATCATTGGAATAACATTCTGAAGAATGAAGATTGGAAATCTCTGCAACTCAGTGGAGGTATAATGTCTGCTCTGAAGCTTAGCTATGATCAGCTCCCCTACAATTTACAACAATGCTTCTTATGTTGTGCTTTATTCCCCGAGAAATATCAGTTCCTCGATGAGGAGCTGGCCCGAATTTGGATTTCCCAGGGATTTGTGAAGTGTGATAATTCAAGTAAGACACTTGAGGAGAAAGGATTGGACTATCTGGCTGATCTTGTGAACTTGGGCTTCTTTCAGCAAGTCGAAAGAGAAGAGACCGATCAAACTTGCTACATTATGCATGATCTTATGCATGATCTTGCTAGGGTAGTCTCAAGAACTGAGTTTGCAACTATAGATGGCCTGCAGTACTGTGAGATCCTGCCAACTATACGCCATTTATCAATAGTAAGTGATTCTGGATACAACGCAGATCAGCATGGAGACAAACCTCGCAATAAGAAGTTTGAGAAGAAAATGCTTGCTGGATGTACATCGCTGAGGAAATTGAGGACATTGGTATTCATTGGGCAGTATGACATGTTCTTCAAATCATTTCAGGATATATTCCGGGAGGCACATAATTTGCGCCTGCTACAAATTTCTGCAGCATCTGATGGTTTAAATCCTTTACTGTGCAGTTCTGTGAATTTGAAACATCTTCGCTACTTAGACATCAAAGCTGCTGATGGGCTTGGTGCTTTGCCTCAAATTTTGAGCAAGTTTTGCCATCTTCAAGTATTACATGTTGGCTCATACACCAATCCTACTATGCCTGTCAGGATTGACCATGTTTTTAGGTTGCGGCATCTTGTTATAGAAGAGGGGGCATACTCTTCCATTGCTAACATTGGTAACCTGACATCTCTTCAGGAGCTACCCAATTTTGTGGTTCAGAATTCAAGCGGCTTTGAGATAACACAACTCCAGTCCATGAAAGAGCTTGTACGACTTGGGGTGTCTCAACTTGAAAATGTTAAAACTCGGGAGGAGGCTTATGGGGCAGGATTAAGAGAGAAGCAACACTTGAAAGTGTTGCACTTGTCCTGGGGAGTTGCCTCGTCAGATGGTGAATATGGTAGGGACATGAACTCTGTTACAGATTGGTTGTCGGAGGATGTTATCGAGGGCCTTAAACCACAGAATAACCTAAAGCATCTGCGGATATCTGGGTACAATGGGCATCTCTCCCCAATTTGGCTTGCCTCGGTTACCTCTTTGCAAACGCTTCATATAGAGGGTTGTGGAAAATTGGAAATGCTTACATCTATTGAACAGCTTCCTTTTCTTAGAAAGCTGAAGTTGATGAAACTGCCAAGTATGACAGAAATGTCAATTCCTTCATTGGTGGAACTGGTATTAATTCAAATGCCGAAGTTGGAGCGGTTTTCCTGCATTTCCACTAGGGACTTGAGCTCTGATTTAAGGGTTCTGAAGATTAAGAAGTGTCCTGCAGTGAAGATCTTTCCTCTATTTGAGAgctcgctgaaatttaaaatcgAGCAGAAGTCATGGTTGCCCAGTCTGAGGGAACTCGTTATCCATGGATGTCCTAATTTACTTGTGCCACATGCCATTCCTCTATCACCTACAATTTCCAAACTATCCGTCGTTGACGTTCCAACACTCCCAAGGATAGAGGGATCTTCTGGTGACACATTAACAGTTGGATCCAGAAGTGAGGGCTATGATAATTTTGATCCTTCTTCTGATGTGATGACTACACTGGATTGCAAAATTTTGGCATTCCACAACCTGAGGGGCCTCAGATACTTGCGTATAGATGGTTGCCAAAATCTAATGTCTATTGCATTCACAGGATTAGGGGAACTTATTTCTTTAAGGAGTTTGGAAATATGTAGCTGTCGAAAACTTTTCTCGTCAAATGTTATACCAGAGCATACCCGTTCAGATGAGACAGCTGCAAGTTGCAAGCCCCTCCCATCTCTCGTCACTCTCAGAATTAAGTGTTGTGGAATAGCAGGAAAGTGGCTATCTTCGATGCTGGGATATGTGCCGGCCCTGGTGGAATTATTTTTAGAGGACTGCCCTGGGATAACACAGTTAACGatagaaggagaagaagaagaaaacatTCAACCTTATGGTACCTCAGTTCCAGTGGATTCATCATCAGGAGGTCCAGATGACACATTGCTGACAAGCTCAGCCCAAGATGGACTCTTGTGCCTTCCACTAAATCTCATGTCCTCTCTCAAGAAGATATCGATTCGGGAGTGCCCCCATCTAGTATTTCACAGGAATAACAAAGACTTGTCTGGATTTACCTGCCTTGAGAAGCTAACAATTTGGGGATGCCCCGGGCTGCTCTCATCTTTGGTGGATAAAGATGGAAATGATGATCAGAGGAACGGAAGATGGCTCCTACCGAAATCACTTGTAGAACTCGAGATCCGTGGTGATTCACCGGAAATGCTGCAGCCCTGTTTTGCAGGGAATGTAACCAACCTCAAAAATATAGAAGTGTGGTTCAGCCCAAGTCTGAGATCTCTACAGCTGCATACCTGCACATCACTGGAAGAGTTGATAATTGGAAACTGTGGATCACTTGCCGCACCAGAGAGCTTGCAGTTCCTTGGCAGCCTTAAGTATTTGAAAGTATTCAGATCCCCTGGTGTGCTTCCATGTTTGGAGAATTTGTCAAAGCAGGGCTATGCTTTATTCCCTGGACTAAAAAGGCTTGTGACCGATGGCCCCTCTGTCTTTACCATGTCAGTCTGCAAGCAACTCAACTCCCTCCAACGCCTAGAACTTGAAAACTGGGAGTTTGTAACGAGACTAACAGAGGGGCAGGAGAGAGGGCTTCAGCTTCTGACATCATTGGAAGAGCTGGAATTCCGGGGTTGCAGTTCCGATCTCAAATATCTTCCTGCGGGGTTGCACAGCCTTCCTTCGCTCAAGAGGTTGAAGGTCAATGGTTGTTTAGGAATCTCAAGGCTGCCGGAAAAGGGCCTCCCATCCTCGCTGCAAGAACTGGATATCAGCAATTGCAGCAAGGTGTTTAATGATCACTGCAAGTCTCTAGCAACAGGGAAGCTAAAGGTCAAAATTGTTGGAAATACACAAACTGCTTAA